A stretch of Oncorhynchus mykiss isolate Arlee chromosome 26, USDA_OmykA_1.1, whole genome shotgun sequence DNA encodes these proteins:
- the LOC110526800 gene encoding carnitine O-palmitoyltransferase 1, liver isoform isoform X1, which translates to MAEAHQAVAFQFTVSPDGIDLQLSHEALRQIYLSGLHSWKKKFIRFKNGVMTGVYPGSPTGLMLVVGLYMGRAKYVQADPSLALFTKVGAHLPVSRYMSFEKQQVVGGVLVGTGLWVAIFFTMRTALKWLLSWHGWMYAHHGTVSWRTRIWLVLVKIFSGRRNPQLYSFQTSLPQLPLPSVKDTINRYLESAHPLMDDEQYLRMEGLAKDFEKGLGPKLQWYLKLKSWWATNYVSDWWEEYIYLRGRGPIMVNSNYYAMDFLYVFPTSLQAARAGNAIHAIMLYRRMLDRAQIKPLFALDKRVPLCSAQWERLFNTSRLPGLERDTIQHMQDSRHIVVYHRGRYFKVPMFYDGKVLSPRAVEQQMERILADPSEPQPGEECLAALTAGDRVPWAEAREAYLRQGRNQQALDTVEKAAFFVTLDDTEQRYKAEDPVRSLDSYAKSLLHGKCYDRWFDKSFNLIVFRNGTMGLNAEHSWADAPIIGHLWEHVLSMDPVKLGYTEEGHCKGNPHPSLPGPQRLQWNIPAECQTAIASSLTVAKALADDVDSHIIPFNCFGKGLIKKCRTSPDAFIQIALQLAHFRDKGRFCLTYEASMTRMFREGRTETVRSCTVETCAFARSMVEDNPRELRLKLLKEAATRHQQLYRLAMTGGGIDRHLFCLYVVSKYLGEDSAFLKEVLSEPWRLSTSQTPLQQVELFDLARHPEYVSSGGGFGPVADDGYGVSYIILGENLINFHISSKHSSPETDSHRFGNLIKQAMLDILALFQLDANALA; encoded by the exons AATGGGGTGATGACCGGGGTGTACCCTGGCAGTCCCACCGGCCTGATGTTAGTGGTGGGGCTGTACATGGGGAGGGCAAAGTACGTCCAAGCTGACCCTTCCTTGGCACTGTTCACCAAAGTGGGTGCTCACTTGCCTGTTAG TCGCTATATGTCCTTTGAGAAACAGCAGGTGGTTGGCGGGGTGCTAGTTGGCACAGGGCTCTGGGTGGCTATTTTCTTCACCATGCGAACTGCACTCAAGTGGCTGCTCTCCTGGCATGGATGGATGTACGCCCATCATGGCACCGTGTCATGGAGGACACGCATCTGGCTG GTACTGGTGAAAATCTTCTCCGGGAGGCGGAATCCCCAGTTGTACAGCTTCCAGACATCGTTACCACAGCTCCCTCTGCCCTCGGTGAAAGACACCATCAATAGA TACCTTGAATCTGCCCATCCGCTCATGGACGACGAACAGTACTTGAGGATGGAGGGTCTTGCCAAGGATTTTGAGAAAGGCCTGGGTCCTAAACTTCAGTGGTACCTGAAACTCAAATCCTGGTGGGCTACAAACTAT GTCAGTGACTGGTGGGAAGAGTACATCTACCTAAGAGGCCGTGGACCAATCATGGTCAACAGCAACTACTATGCAATG GACTTCCTGTATGTGTTCCCCACCAGTCTGCAGGCTGCTCGGGCAGGCAATGCTATCCATGCCATCATGCTGTACAGAAGAATGCTGGACCGAGCGCAGATCAAACCG CTCTTTGCACTGGATAAAAGAGTTCCTCTTTGCTCCGCCCAATGGGAGCGCTTGTTCAATACGTCCCGCCTCCCAGGCCTGGAACGGG ACACCATCCAGCATATGCAGGACAGCAGGCACATCGTGGTGTACCACCGGGGGCGTTACTTCAAGGTGCCCATGTTCTACGACGGTAAGGTGCTGTCGCCCAGGGCCGTAGAGCAACAGATGGAGCGTATCCTGGCTGACCCCTCTGAACCCCAGCCGGGGGAGGAGTGCCTGGCCGCCCTCACTGCTGGGGACAG GGTGCCCTGGGCGGAGGCCCGCGAGGCCTACCTGAGACAGGGCAGGAACCAGCAGGCCCTGGACACTGTGGAGAAGGCTGCCTTCTTTGTGACCCTGGACGACACAGAGCAGCGTTACAAGGCTGAGGATCCTGTCCGATCCCTGGACAGCTACGCCAAGTCCCTGCTGCACGGCAAATGTTACGACAG GTGGTTTGACAAGTCCTTCAACCTCATCGTGTTCAGGAACGGGACCATGGGTCTGAATGCAGAGCACAGCTGGGCAGATGCCCCCATCATAGGGCACCTCTGGGAG CACGTGCTGTCGATGGACCCTGTGAAGCTGGGTTACACAGAGGAAGGCCACTGCAAAGGAAACCCCCACCCGTCCCTCCCAGGCCCTCAGAGGCTGCAGTGGAACATCCCAGCTGAG TGTCAGACGGCCATCGCCAGCTCTCTGACGGTGGCCAAGGCCCTGGCAGACGACGTCGACTCCCACATCATCCCCTTCAATTGCTTCGGGAAGGGCCTGATCAAAAAGTGTCGCACCAGCCCCGATGCCTTCATCCAGATCGCCCTGCAGCTGGCTCACTTCAGG GACAAGGGGAGGTTCTGTCTAACGTACGAGGCGTCCATGACACGCATGTTCCGAGAGGGTCGCACAGAGACGGTGCGTTCCTGCACCGTGGAGACCTGTGCCTTCGCCCGCTCCATGGTGGAAGACAACCCG AGAGAGCTGCGACTGAAACTGTTGAAGGAAGCTGCGACGAGACACCAGCAGCTCTACCGGCTGGCCATGACTGGAGGAGGCATCGACCGCCACCTCTTCTGTCTCTACGTGGTCTCCAAGTACCTGGGGGAGGACTCGGCCTTCCTCAAAGAG GTGCTGTCGGAGCCCTGGAGGCTGTCCACCAGTCAGACTCCCCTCCAGCAGGTGGAGCTGTTTGACCTAGCCAGACACCCGGAGTATGTGTCCAGTGGGGGAGGCTTTGGTCCG GTGGCAGATGATGGATATGGTGTGTCCTACATCATCTTGGGAGAAAACCTCATTAACTTTCACATCTCCAGCAAGCACTCGAGTCCTGAGACG GACTCTCATCGTTTTGGAAACCTCATCAAACAGGCCATGCTCGACATCTTGGCCTTGTTTCAGCTGGATGCAAATGCCTTGGCGTGA
- the LOC110526800 gene encoding carnitine O-palmitoyltransferase 1, liver isoform isoform X2 yields the protein MAEAHQAVAFQFTVSPDGIDLQLSHEALRQIYLSGLHSWKKKFIRFKNGVMTGVYPGSPTGLMLVVGLYMGRAKYVQADPSLALFTKVGAHLPVSRYMSFEKQQVVGGVLVGTGLWVAIFFTMRTALKWLLSWHGWMYAHHGTVSWRTRIWLVLVKIFSGRRNPQLYSFQTSLPQLPLPSVKDTINRYLESAHPLMDDEQYLRMEGLAKDFEKGLGPKLQWYLKLKSWWATNYVSDWWEEYIYLRGRGPIMVNSNYYAMDFLYVFPTSLQAARAGNAIHAIMLYRRMLDRAQIKPLMLQNTIPMCSAQYERMFNTSRIPGVDTDTIQHMQDSRHIVVYHRGRYFKVPMFYDGKVLSPRAVEQQMERILADPSEPQPGEECLAALTAGDRVPWAEAREAYLRQGRNQQALDTVEKAAFFVTLDDTEQRYKAEDPVRSLDSYAKSLLHGKCYDRWFDKSFNLIVFRNGTMGLNAEHSWADAPIIGHLWEHVLSMDPVKLGYTEEGHCKGNPHPSLPGPQRLQWNIPAECQTAIASSLTVAKALADDVDSHIIPFNCFGKGLIKKCRTSPDAFIQIALQLAHFRDKGRFCLTYEASMTRMFREGRTETVRSCTVETCAFARSMVEDNPRELRLKLLKEAATRHQQLYRLAMTGGGIDRHLFCLYVVSKYLGEDSAFLKEVLSEPWRLSTSQTPLQQVELFDLARHPEYVSSGGGFGPVADDGYGVSYIILGENLINFHISSKHSSPETDSHRFGNLIKQAMLDILALFQLDANALA from the exons AATGGGGTGATGACCGGGGTGTACCCTGGCAGTCCCACCGGCCTGATGTTAGTGGTGGGGCTGTACATGGGGAGGGCAAAGTACGTCCAAGCTGACCCTTCCTTGGCACTGTTCACCAAAGTGGGTGCTCACTTGCCTGTTAG TCGCTATATGTCCTTTGAGAAACAGCAGGTGGTTGGCGGGGTGCTAGTTGGCACAGGGCTCTGGGTGGCTATTTTCTTCACCATGCGAACTGCACTCAAGTGGCTGCTCTCCTGGCATGGATGGATGTACGCCCATCATGGCACCGTGTCATGGAGGACACGCATCTGGCTG GTACTGGTGAAAATCTTCTCCGGGAGGCGGAATCCCCAGTTGTACAGCTTCCAGACATCGTTACCACAGCTCCCTCTGCCCTCGGTGAAAGACACCATCAATAGA TACCTTGAATCTGCCCATCCGCTCATGGACGACGAACAGTACTTGAGGATGGAGGGTCTTGCCAAGGATTTTGAGAAAGGCCTGGGTCCTAAACTTCAGTGGTACCTGAAACTCAAATCCTGGTGGGCTACAAACTAT GTCAGTGACTGGTGGGAAGAGTACATCTACCTAAGAGGCCGTGGACCAATCATGGTCAACAGCAACTACTATGCAATG GACTTCCTGTATGTGTTCCCCACCAGTCTGCAGGCTGCTCGGGCAGGCAATGCTATCCATGCCATCATGCTGTACAGAAGAATGCTGGACCGAGCGCAGATCAAACCG CTCATGCTTCAAAATACCATTCCAATGTGCTCAGCGCAATATGAGCGTATGTTCAACACCAGTCGTATCCCAGGCGTAGATACAG ACACCATCCAGCATATGCAGGACAGCAGGCACATCGTGGTGTACCACCGGGGGCGTTACTTCAAGGTGCCCATGTTCTACGACGGTAAGGTGCTGTCGCCCAGGGCCGTAGAGCAACAGATGGAGCGTATCCTGGCTGACCCCTCTGAACCCCAGCCGGGGGAGGAGTGCCTGGCCGCCCTCACTGCTGGGGACAG GGTGCCCTGGGCGGAGGCCCGCGAGGCCTACCTGAGACAGGGCAGGAACCAGCAGGCCCTGGACACTGTGGAGAAGGCTGCCTTCTTTGTGACCCTGGACGACACAGAGCAGCGTTACAAGGCTGAGGATCCTGTCCGATCCCTGGACAGCTACGCCAAGTCCCTGCTGCACGGCAAATGTTACGACAG GTGGTTTGACAAGTCCTTCAACCTCATCGTGTTCAGGAACGGGACCATGGGTCTGAATGCAGAGCACAGCTGGGCAGATGCCCCCATCATAGGGCACCTCTGGGAG CACGTGCTGTCGATGGACCCTGTGAAGCTGGGTTACACAGAGGAAGGCCACTGCAAAGGAAACCCCCACCCGTCCCTCCCAGGCCCTCAGAGGCTGCAGTGGAACATCCCAGCTGAG TGTCAGACGGCCATCGCCAGCTCTCTGACGGTGGCCAAGGCCCTGGCAGACGACGTCGACTCCCACATCATCCCCTTCAATTGCTTCGGGAAGGGCCTGATCAAAAAGTGTCGCACCAGCCCCGATGCCTTCATCCAGATCGCCCTGCAGCTGGCTCACTTCAGG GACAAGGGGAGGTTCTGTCTAACGTACGAGGCGTCCATGACACGCATGTTCCGAGAGGGTCGCACAGAGACGGTGCGTTCCTGCACCGTGGAGACCTGTGCCTTCGCCCGCTCCATGGTGGAAGACAACCCG AGAGAGCTGCGACTGAAACTGTTGAAGGAAGCTGCGACGAGACACCAGCAGCTCTACCGGCTGGCCATGACTGGAGGAGGCATCGACCGCCACCTCTTCTGTCTCTACGTGGTCTCCAAGTACCTGGGGGAGGACTCGGCCTTCCTCAAAGAG GTGCTGTCGGAGCCCTGGAGGCTGTCCACCAGTCAGACTCCCCTCCAGCAGGTGGAGCTGTTTGACCTAGCCAGACACCCGGAGTATGTGTCCAGTGGGGGAGGCTTTGGTCCG GTGGCAGATGATGGATATGGTGTGTCCTACATCATCTTGGGAGAAAACCTCATTAACTTTCACATCTCCAGCAAGCACTCGAGTCCTGAGACG GACTCTCATCGTTTTGGAAACCTCATCAAACAGGCCATGCTCGACATCTTGGCCTTGTTTCAGCTGGATGCAAATGCCTTGGCGTGA